The Scleropages formosus chromosome 11, fSclFor1.1, whole genome shotgun sequence genome window below encodes:
- the cklf gene encoding chemokine-like factor, producing MEIDTAFLKSIRGILKIGEMATVFVAFVCFTAAADPPYIAATCMEFSITLGLLLLYVLKINKMITFFFWPLVDVFNSVVAAIFMFVLSLIAVSTYSAKGTLGGGIVGLMAVGLWGADAFLLFRKITFNQPRTMSTVPK from the exons ATGGAAATTGATACCGCTTTCCTGAAGTCCATCAGAGGTATCCTAAAAATAGGCGAGATG GCGACTGTTTTCGTAGCGTTTGTGTGCTTCACGGCTGCTGCCGACCCACCCTACATAGCAGCCACATGTATGGAGTTCTCCATCACCCTGGGCCTCCTCCTGCTCTATGTGCTGAAGATCAACAAGATgatcacttttttcttctggCCCCTAGTA GATGTTTTCAACTCCGTTGTTGCTGCCATTTTCATGTTCGTCCTGAGCCTGATAGCCGTCAGCACGTACTCGGCCAAAGGAACTCTGGGAGGAGGG ATTGTGGGCCTCATGGCAGTCGGCCTTTGGGGGGCGGATGCTTTCCTGCTCTTCAGGAAGATCACATTCAACCAGCCAAGGACCATGTCGACCGTGCCGAAGTGA
- the tk2 gene encoding thymidine kinase 2, mitochondrial produces MFVCSAAGCWTSLCRISAPGVRAALRAACRRPGAEPAGPCGRSRLSGSWTQHQQQQHQQQRTSTRRKLLRPGEEKKSVICIEGNIASGKTTCLEYFSKTSNLEVLTEPVSKWRNIQGHNPLALMYQDPVRWGLTLQTYVQLTMLDRHLSTMSAPVRMMERSIYSAKYIFVENLYRSGKMPEVDFAVLSEWFDWITSNIDIPVDLIVYLQTTPQTCYERLTQRCREEEKVIPLEYLETIHQLYEDWLINQMSFKVPAPVLVIPANHDLQKMLHQYEEHRGKILMGSK; encoded by the exons ATGTTTGTATGTTCCGCTGCGGGTTGTTGGACGAGTTTGTGCCGAATATCCGCGCCGGGAGTTCGCGCTGCTCTCCGAGCCGCCTGCCGAAGACCTGGAGCTGAGCCCGCCGGGCCGTGTGGCCGGAGTAGACTGTCTGGCAGTTGGacgcagcaccagcagcagcagcaccagcagcagcgcACAAGTACAAGAA GGAAGCTGCTGAGGCccggggaggagaaaaaaagcgTG ATCTGTATCGAAGGGAACATCGCCAGTGGGAAGACCACGTGTCTGGAGTACTTCAGCAAGACCAGTAACCTCGAG gtgcttACAGAACCAGTTTCTAAGTGGAGGAATATTCAAGGGCACAACCCACTG GCTCTCATGTACCAGGATCCCGTTCGATGGGGCCTCACCTTACAGACATATGTGCAGCTGACCATGCTGGACCGGCACCTGTCCACCATG TCTGCTCCTGTAAGAATGATGGAGAGGTCCATTTACAGTGCCAAGTACATTTTTGTGGAAAATCTCTACAGAAg TGGGAAGATGCCAGAAGTGGACTTTGCTGTCCTTAGCGAGTGGTTTGACTGGATCACGAGTAACATTGATATCCCTGTGGATCTGATCG TTTACTTGCAGACGACCCCACAGACGTGCTACGAAAGACTGACACAGAGGTGCCGTGAGGAGGAGAAGGTGATTCCTCTG gaatACTTGGAAACAATCCATCAGTTGTATGAGGACTGGCTGATTAACCAGATGTCTTTTAAAGTCCCTGCTCCTGTGCTG GTAATTCCAGCAAATCACGATCTTCAAAAGATGCTTCATCAGTATGAAGAGCACCGAGGGAAAATCTTGATGGGAAGCAAGTAA
- the LOC108934568 gene encoding spermatogenesis-associated protein 2: protein MSDAADEEGVSRASQVPQQVCQDPPPLADLYRDYVSHCEQAWPSGTGALCDDSSPLGESARRLVRSRGCGAARSAAAFDVCTTAAERVRASELDGREVLRALGRAAELLETYSLNAALFPWRKEMRSLKTFTGPFVYCVQSALPDHIARKVLESIGYRRETDTEYRLSENVGPDRPMQVAFDLFLARQECEYLLEVLGDRTRAECIHFLQTRSLDTDGQGCMSKSAGDTSGEGGSSLQADVSEHPRQDADEACPLVDPGSLLRDRCEFVADSADNAEQRSLEMPPLRELSPQAMSQPYTFLRDKSILEMQENYPDLAIRQKPVFSKPQSLVTASGRPLEARMPEVGPVALVSPGDMSGPQSMAVLRPLVAPASSTALPQLYTHRDARAMGEGDALSEKQVSGDDLRVAQLSKQLDKLHIKEPCGDDNLKYPIEETALLDALCHDTDFALLSSPRSRTQVLICSPPGSDRASSSGHNTIKEPPQSFYIPPSPLGTHCGTEPCVDPASLCSRCQHACRGSCQRPEDDILQTYVLVEREKKDVRPDGGF, encoded by the exons ATGAGCGACGCGGCGGACGAGGAGGGCGTCTCGCGTGCGTCCCAGGTGCCGCAGCAGGTGTGCCAGGACCCCCCGCCGCTCGCGGACCTCTATCGAGACTACGTGAGCCACTGCGAGCAGGCGTGGCCGAGCGGCACGGGTGCGCTGTGCGACGACTCGAGCCCGCTCGGGGAGAGCGCGAGGCGCCTCGTGCGCTCACGCGGCTGCGGCGCGGCGCGCTCCGCCGCTGCCTTCGACGTGTGCACCACCGCAGCGGAGCGCGTGCGGGCGAGTGAGCTGGATGGGCGCGAGGTGCTGCGCGCTCTGGGCCGCGCCGCGGAGCTGCTGGAGACGTACAGCCTGAACGCGGCACTCTTTCCCTGGAGGAAGGAGATGAGAAGCCTCAAG ACATTCACGGGCCCCTTTGTTTACTGTGTCCAGTCGGCTCTTCCAGACCACATTGCCAGGAAGGTCCTTGAGAGCATCGGGTACCGCAGGGAGACGGACACAGAGTACAGACTGAGTGAGAACGTGGGTCCCGACAGGCCCATGCAAGTGGCCTTTGATCTGTTCCTCGCCAGGCAGGAGTGCGAGTATTTGCTGGAGGTGCTGGGTGACAGGACACGTGCCGAATGTATCCACTTCCTCCAGACAAGGTCTTTGGATACAGATGGGCAGGGGTGCATGTCCAAGAGTGCGGGGGACACATCCGGGGAAGGCGGCTCTTCACTCCAAGCGGACGTTTCGGAGCATCCGCGCCAGGATGCTGATGAGGCTTGCCCTTTGGTGGACCCGGGGTCATTGCTGAGGGACCGGTGTGAGTTTGTGGCGGACTCGGCTGACAATGCGGAGCAGAGGAGCCTGGAGATGCCACCCTTAAGGGAGCTGTCCCCGCAAGCCATGAGCCAGCCTTATACCTTCCTGCGGGACAAGTCCATCCTGGAGATGCAGGAGAACTACCCCGATCTGGCCATCCGGCAGAAGCCGGTGTTCAGCAAGCCTCAGTCACTCGTCACAGCCTCAGGGAGGCCCTTGGAGGCGCGAATGCCGGAGGTCGGCCCAGTGGCCCTGGTGTCGCCCGGCGACATGAGTGGCCCTCAGTCTATGGCTGTCCTCCGTCCTCTAGTGGCACCTGCCAGCAGCACAGCTCTGCCGCAGCTGTACACCCACAGGGATGCAAGAGCCATGGGGGAAGGCGACGCGCTGTCTGAGAAGCAAGTGTCAGGAGACGACCTCCGGGTGGCGCAGCTGAGCAAGCAGCTTGACAAGCTACACATCAAGGAGCCTTGCGGGGACGACAACCTAAAATACCCCATAGAGGAGACTGCTCTTCTGGACGCGTTGTGCCATGACACAGACTTCGCCCTCCTCAGTTCACCTCGGTCCAGGACCCAGGTCCTGATATGCAGCCCCCCAGGCAGTGACAGGGCCAGCAGCTCTGGACACAATACAATTAAAGAGCCTCCGCAGTCCTTCTACATCCCTCCCAGCCCCCTGGGGACGCACTGTGGGACGGAGCCATGTGTGGACCCTGCGTCCTTGTGCTCCCGGTGCCAGCATGCCTGCAGGGGCTCGTGCCAGCGTCCGGAGGATGACATCTTGCAGACATATGTCCTGGTGGAAAGAGAGAAGAAGGACGTGAGGCCAGACGGTGGCTTCTAG